From a single Lewinella sp. LCG006 genomic region:
- a CDS encoding two-component regulator propeller domain-containing protein: MLLVAFVSSGQSQSLESVAFSLTLPNGQTAGIQQRSSITNLVQRPEGLYVLTDNDGCYLLSSNANQQHQLLVQPTDRREKFNCLIKKDKEVHLLVNYQSLRPLVHKEDASVDFTSSFFAKTVNPTSIHYADDGRIIVGSLEDGLFVFEPDEYGGYANVPKRFSTAGQQLPSNIVHTIYEDQRGVIWIGTDRGLATLTNDTIYNLGIAPPVKQNWWQRFWGIEGPPPLYNGPVNAIAEWGDSIVFAGAEALYRIPTRPDSLALVYEYDLHERLPEPLTNIQQLLVDFNGDLWVAANQLLRFNITRNELRVFGRESGIRGQGISTLLEDVEMGEIWIGTQRGGLYRMSNDPYSRIGH, translated from the coding sequence GTGTTACTGGTTGCATTTGTCTCAAGTGGGCAAAGTCAATCATTGGAAAGTGTAGCTTTTTCCCTTACCCTTCCCAACGGACAGACCGCTGGTATCCAGCAAAGATCTTCCATTACTAATTTGGTTCAACGCCCTGAAGGCCTTTACGTTTTAACGGATAACGACGGCTGCTATTTGTTGTCTAGCAACGCCAACCAGCAACACCAATTATTGGTACAACCGACTGATCGTCGCGAAAAATTTAATTGTCTGATCAAGAAGGACAAGGAAGTCCATCTCTTGGTTAATTATCAATCCTTGCGTCCTTTAGTACACAAAGAAGACGCTTCGGTGGATTTCACCAGTTCCTTCTTTGCCAAGACCGTAAACCCTACTTCCATCCATTACGCCGATGATGGGCGGATAATCGTAGGCAGTCTTGAAGACGGATTATTTGTCTTTGAGCCCGACGAATATGGCGGTTATGCCAATGTTCCTAAACGTTTTTCTACGGCGGGCCAGCAGTTGCCCTCCAATATCGTCCACACCATTTATGAAGACCAACGTGGGGTGATCTGGATCGGTACTGACCGTGGTCTTGCTACCCTGACCAACGACACCATCTACAACTTGGGGATTGCTCCTCCGGTAAAGCAAAATTGGTGGCAGCGTTTTTGGGGTATAGAAGGCCCACCTCCTTTGTATAATGGTCCGGTAAATGCCATTGCCGAATGGGGCGATAGCATCGTCTTTGCTGGTGCAGAAGCACTCTATCGGATACCTACCCGCCCAGACTCGCTGGCGCTGGTTTATGAATACGATCTGCATGAGCGCCTGCCAGAGCCATTGACCAATATTCAACAACTACTGGTAGATTTTAATGGAGATCTCTGGGTGGCAGCGAATCAGCTTCTGCGTTTCAATATTACCCGTAATGAATTACGCGTCTTTGGCCGGGAATCGGGTATCCGTGGGCAAGGTATCTCTACCCTTCTCGAGGATGTGGAAATGGGAGAAATTTGGATTGGCACCCAGCGTGGTGGCCTCTACCGGATGAGCAATGATCCATATTCCAGAATTGGGCATTAG
- a CDS encoding DegT/DnrJ/EryC1/StrS family aminotransferase: MPHDYSPSRSFSLHWPASWPEGLPTTGCSDFRSGREALFALTQHLQREEPCTVLLPAWVPEGVHLPFHLAGWDIRYYNLDQNADPHWAEVESLIENQHFDLVVLIHYFGQARDSSKLLQLLPPGTSLVEDWAHSYPHPHWTLPPDGHWALFSPTKIIGTTDGAWLIGPASITPPRAANKQHLAYLLWQLLYLAGSTAQHLNLPGKQWWRRLSGGAYARAYQHLIKGTSSPKAMSKIGKWLTLHTSHKKMIQKRKAQVAYYFWHLKQVHIRFLTSEHNKQHPQIGFPVWVEDAKHFSAYLQTHGIRGQAFTDRWWFIRESDTNQYENSLDLLKHHFLLPIHDRYTEKDLAYIVAIVNQYQL, translated from the coding sequence ATGCCGCACGACTATTCTCCATCCCGTAGTTTTTCTTTGCACTGGCCAGCCAGCTGGCCGGAGGGTTTACCCACTACCGGGTGTAGTGATTTTCGTAGCGGCAGAGAGGCCCTATTTGCCCTCACCCAGCACTTGCAACGCGAAGAACCATGCACGGTACTCCTACCAGCATGGGTACCAGAGGGCGTGCACCTGCCTTTTCATTTAGCGGGTTGGGATATTCGCTACTACAATCTCGATCAAAACGCCGATCCTCACTGGGCAGAAGTCGAAAGCTTGATCGAGAACCAGCATTTTGATTTGGTCGTATTGATCCATTATTTTGGGCAAGCAAGAGATTCCTCTAAACTGCTACAGTTACTTCCTCCAGGTACGAGTTTGGTGGAGGATTGGGCGCACAGCTATCCGCATCCTCATTGGACACTGCCTCCAGACGGCCATTGGGCCCTCTTTTCGCCCACCAAAATCATAGGTACAACGGATGGTGCATGGCTGATTGGCCCGGCTAGTATCACGCCGCCTCGTGCTGCCAACAAACAGCATCTTGCCTACCTTCTTTGGCAATTGCTCTACCTCGCTGGTAGCACTGCACAACACCTGAACCTCCCTGGCAAGCAGTGGTGGAGACGACTGAGCGGTGGTGCCTACGCCCGTGCCTATCAGCATTTGATCAAAGGAACCTCTAGCCCAAAGGCTATGAGCAAGATCGGGAAATGGCTCACATTACACACCTCTCACAAGAAGATGATTCAAAAAAGGAAGGCGCAGGTGGCGTACTATTTTTGGCACTTGAAGCAAGTACATATTCGTTTCCTCACGAGCGAGCACAACAAACAACATCCACAGATTGGGTTCCCGGTATGGGTGGAGGATGCCAAGCACTTTTCTGCCTATTTGCAGACGCACGGCATTCGTGGCCAGGCTTTCACTGATCGCTGGTGGTTTATCCGCGAGTCAGACACCAACCAATATGAAAACAGTCTGGACTTACTTAAGCATCACTTCCTCTTACCCATCCATGATCGATATACGGAAAAGGACTTAGCTTATATCGTAGCCATCGTCAATCAGTATCAACTGTAA
- a CDS encoding single-stranded DNA-binding protein, whose product MNQVQNSVTLIGNLGKDPEKKGSKQNSIASFSLATNESYNNKDGEKVTITQWHRCVAFGKKADTLVQYAKKGNKLAVQGKIKYNRYTDKDGIERLSIDIVVNDFVLLDQKSEKQAA is encoded by the coding sequence ATGAATCAAGTACAAAATTCCGTTACCCTCATTGGCAACTTAGGCAAGGATCCAGAAAAGAAAGGCTCCAAGCAAAACTCCATCGCCAGCTTTAGCCTCGCTACCAACGAAAGCTATAACAACAAGGACGGTGAGAAAGTCACCATTACCCAATGGCACCGCTGCGTCGCTTTTGGCAAAAAAGCCGACACCCTGGTACAGTACGCCAAGAAAGGGAACAAGCTCGCCGTACAAGGCAAGATCAAGTACAATCGCTACACCGATAAGGATGGCATCGAACGCCTGTCCATTGACATTGTCGTCAACGACTTTGTCCTACTGGATCAGAAGTCGGAAAAGCAGGCGGCTTAA
- a CDS encoding single-stranded DNA-binding protein produces the protein MNSISNHVQLIGNLGRDVEYRALNNGNSMARVSIATKEIFRDQEGGKRIETTWHQLIGWGKVAEMMQVFLKKGSSVVVQGKIQHQTTGEGEQRKTRTEIVVNEFRLMQ, from the coding sequence ATGAATTCTATTAGTAACCACGTACAACTCATTGGCAACCTTGGCCGCGATGTCGAATACCGCGCTCTTAACAATGGCAACTCCATGGCTCGGGTAAGTATCGCCACCAAAGAAATTTTCCGCGACCAGGAAGGCGGTAAGCGCATTGAAACAACCTGGCACCAGCTCATTGGCTGGGGCAAAGTGGCCGAGATGATGCAGGTATTTTTGAAGAAGGGTTCTTCCGTGGTCGTCCAGGGAAAAATACAACACCAGACCACCGGGGAAGGCGAACAGAGAAAAACCCGCACGGAAATCGTCGTCAACGAGTTTCGTCTTATGCAGTAA
- a CDS encoding T9SS type A sorting domain-containing protein, which translates to MRKVLILCLLVVVGGLQLWAQTCPTGDIVLTSQQEIDDFSATYPGCTSLQYDLKIRETIPGDITSLAGLSQLTEVAGYVFIDGTASLTSLSGLDNLTAIYDNLSLYDNESLVDLSGLDNLTLIGGDLRLISNLALTSLDGLNSLGLVGGDVNIADQQLLNSLAGLESLTSVEGEFRLYTNPVLQNLAGLENLSAIGTDFELSNNPALESIAELTSFTSLGGSIIIYDAALTTLEGLNNFTSITGDVQLTILPQLQNLDDIAGISSIGGNFTVNQLPMVEHLFTASSALASIGGLLNIVNNEQLLNLEGLENLSIVGSLAAVSNPALVDFTGLEGLTEVNYLFTISGNESLTSFNGMENLASVGTRLLIYRNDALTNLQGLSSLVSVGTDFEIKDNDGLLSLSGIEQLTTIGGYVIIDKNYLLVTLNGLEGITAINQRLEITANSHLESLDGLNNLTSIATYFILEYNASLTSLSALSNLSHITGLLQINNNNDLTDLHGLEGLTNLGALWIIGNTGLSSLSGLDNLTNIDGSLQIWNHIQLPDLTGLGALESIGGYCSILTNSNMESLVGLESLTSVGDYLWISNSSLESLSALSNLSTIGGYFKLSGNNDLTNLQGTENIDFTDTDYLDFLDNPLLAVCGQENICDYVVTGGNVILSGNAEGCNEIEDLLQNCFADTPHKSLVGRVISDTDLSCSETNDEEGIAGWLVEVSSATLNYAVSTDSQGYYWLPVLFGDYTLNAVSPSSFWTSCFTDTLLQVTMLGDSITTDFFLQPQGNCPFIDWDVTIPPFRVCQTRTITVDYCNNGALPAEDVIFTVALDPDLTIDTASIPYTEDANGLLYFDLETLALFECGQFTFDVFLACQGVEIGDFPCVEVSLLSEELCAPDPLWDGSLITASGYCENDSIYFQLENIGTGGMSAPAQLRVEIVIDDIILMLEVDEYQLPAGATQVLQYEVQGEGLRLEADQTPGHPVYTEVSAVVANCNSTSDGSFVMQLPMNDGDPFSGVFCAPAVNSYDPNIKTALPAGVGPEHLIDKDWTLNYMIQFQNTGNDVAYEVVIADTLSEALDLSTLDVKGASHPFTWALTPERALTFTFANILLPDSTSNEPGSHGFVAFSIAPKTSILPGAIIENTAHIYFDFNEAIVTNTVDHTIRKPVVVSSERLAWCAGEQYNGLPILQDTSLQLLLSFAEYDSIHFVHFNVSETAFSVDLEIPLGEYFQDILITNDTSITIGYVAVNGCDSLVTYTIDVLTRTNSPDAFADTQIYPNPVSTNLQVIHQQSSSSQTWTLLNSMGQVCWQEQLQPYQTLNPIAMDEYPAGIYCLQVKTAYGTRSWKVLRVGG; encoded by the coding sequence ATGAGAAAGGTGCTGATTTTGTGTTTACTAGTGGTTGTTGGGGGCTTACAATTGTGGGCGCAAACCTGCCCTACGGGGGATATTGTCTTGACCAGCCAGCAAGAGATTGATGATTTCTCGGCCACCTACCCTGGCTGTACCAGTTTGCAGTATGACCTTAAAATTCGAGAGACTATTCCGGGGGATATTACCAGCTTGGCTGGACTGAGCCAGCTTACCGAAGTAGCCGGGTACGTCTTTATTGATGGAACGGCGAGCCTTACCAGCTTGTCTGGGCTGGACAATTTGACGGCGATCTACGACAACCTGTCGCTGTACGATAATGAAAGTTTGGTAGACCTTAGCGGGTTAGACAACCTGACCTTGATTGGCGGTGATCTGCGCTTGATTTCCAACTTAGCCCTCACTTCTCTTGATGGACTCAACAGCCTAGGCCTTGTGGGTGGCGACGTAAATATTGCTGACCAGCAGCTGCTAAATAGCCTTGCTGGTTTGGAAAGCTTAACCAGCGTTGAGGGAGAATTTAGATTATACACCAACCCCGTTTTGCAAAATCTGGCGGGTTTGGAAAACCTCAGTGCTATTGGCACCGACTTCGAGCTATCCAACAATCCTGCTTTGGAAAGTATTGCGGAACTGACCTCTTTCACCAGCCTGGGAGGAAGCATTATCATTTATGATGCGGCATTGACTACGTTGGAGGGATTAAATAACTTCACCTCCATCACGGGAGACGTCCAACTGACGATCCTGCCTCAGTTGCAAAATCTTGATGACATAGCGGGAATTAGCAGCATAGGAGGGAACTTTACGGTCAACCAACTGCCGATGGTCGAACACTTATTTACTGCCAGCTCAGCGCTTGCATCCATTGGGGGATTACTCAACATCGTCAACAATGAGCAGCTTCTTAACCTGGAAGGTCTGGAAAATCTAAGTATCGTTGGTAGCCTAGCTGCTGTTTCTAACCCGGCGCTGGTTGATTTCACCGGGCTAGAAGGGCTCACGGAGGTTAATTACCTATTTACCATATCAGGTAATGAAAGCCTAACGTCCTTTAATGGCATGGAAAATCTCGCCTCTGTAGGTACAAGATTATTGATTTATAGAAACGATGCCCTAACCAACCTACAAGGGCTCTCCTCTCTTGTTAGCGTAGGGACAGATTTTGAGATTAAAGACAATGATGGGCTACTAAGCCTGAGTGGCATCGAGCAACTTACGACGATTGGAGGCTATGTCATTATTGACAAAAACTATCTACTGGTGACACTGAATGGACTGGAAGGTATTACTGCTATTAACCAAAGATTGGAAATCACGGCGAATAGCCACCTAGAAAGCCTAGATGGACTCAACAACCTGACCAGTATCGCCACCTACTTTATTTTGGAGTACAATGCTTCTCTAACTAGTCTTTCTGCACTCAGCAACCTGAGTCATATTACTGGTCTTTTGCAAATCAATAACAACAACGACTTGACGGATCTTCACGGGTTGGAGGGCCTGACCAACCTGGGCGCTTTGTGGATCATAGGCAACACTGGCCTGTCCAGCCTCTCCGGCCTTGACAACCTGACAAACATTGACGGCAGTCTGCAAATATGGAACCACATCCAATTACCTGACCTCACTGGCCTGGGAGCGCTGGAAAGTATTGGCGGATATTGCTCTATCCTTACCAATTCAAACATGGAATCGCTGGTGGGGTTGGAGTCGCTGACTTCGGTAGGTGATTATCTATGGATCAGTAATTCTTCGCTGGAAAGCCTTTCCGCGCTGAGTAACCTGAGCACCATCGGTGGCTACTTCAAGTTGTCAGGAAACAACGACTTAACCAATTTGCAAGGAACTGAAAATATCGACTTTACGGATACCGATTACCTAGATTTTCTTGACAATCCACTGTTGGCCGTCTGCGGGCAAGAAAATATTTGTGATTATGTCGTGACGGGTGGCAACGTTATCCTATCCGGGAATGCTGAAGGTTGCAATGAAATTGAAGACCTTTTACAAAACTGTTTTGCCGATACGCCCCATAAAAGCCTCGTAGGAAGAGTAATCTCAGATACCGACCTGAGCTGCTCCGAGACCAACGACGAGGAAGGTATAGCTGGCTGGCTGGTCGAAGTGAGCAGTGCTACCCTTAATTATGCGGTCTCTACGGATAGCCAGGGCTACTACTGGTTGCCGGTATTGTTTGGTGATTATACCCTGAATGCCGTCTCCCCCTCTTCTTTTTGGACGTCCTGCTTTACCGATACCCTCTTGCAGGTGACGATGCTGGGAGATTCGATCACGACGGATTTCTTTCTACAACCCCAGGGAAATTGCCCATTTATAGACTGGGATGTCACGATTCCGCCGTTTCGGGTTTGTCAGACACGGACGATCACGGTTGACTACTGTAACAATGGTGCACTGCCTGCCGAAGATGTGATTTTCACGGTCGCCTTGGATCCTGATTTGACGATAGACACTGCATCTATACCTTATACGGAAGATGCCAACGGCCTGCTTTATTTCGATTTGGAAACGCTTGCGCTGTTTGAGTGTGGGCAGTTTACCTTTGACGTTTTCCTCGCTTGCCAAGGGGTAGAAATTGGCGACTTTCCCTGTGTGGAAGTTTCGCTCCTTTCAGAAGAACTCTGTGCGCCCGATCCGTTGTGGGATGGTTCATTGATCACGGCTAGTGGCTACTGTGAGAATGATAGCATTTATTTTCAGTTGGAAAACATTGGTACTGGCGGCATGTCGGCACCGGCCCAGCTGCGGGTAGAAATTGTGATTGATGATATCATCCTGATGCTGGAGGTAGATGAGTACCAACTGCCCGCTGGCGCCACCCAGGTGCTCCAATATGAAGTACAAGGAGAAGGTCTGAGGCTAGAGGCCGACCAGACGCCTGGCCACCCGGTGTACACCGAAGTATCGGCAGTGGTAGCGAATTGTAACAGCACGTCGGACGGCAGCTTTGTGATGCAACTTCCGATGAATGATGGCGACCCTTTTTCTGGTGTCTTTTGCGCCCCGGCTGTTAATTCTTACGACCCTAACATTAAGACCGCACTGCCAGCCGGGGTGGGGCCGGAGCATTTGATCGACAAAGACTGGACGCTGAATTATATGATTCAGTTTCAGAATACGGGCAATGATGTTGCCTACGAGGTGGTCATTGCCGACACGCTATCGGAGGCGCTGGACTTGAGTACCCTGGACGTAAAAGGAGCCTCTCACCCCTTTACCTGGGCACTTACCCCGGAGCGGGCCCTGACATTTACTTTCGCTAACATTCTGCTGCCCGACAGTACAAGTAATGAGCCGGGGTCGCATGGCTTTGTGGCGTTTTCGATCGCTCCTAAAACGAGTATTTTGCCTGGTGCAATCATTGAAAACACTGCTCATATTTACTTTGACTTCAACGAAGCGATTGTTACTAATACGGTTGATCATACCATCCGTAAGCCGGTCGTAGTCAGTAGCGAACGGTTGGCCTGGTGCGCGGGTGAACAATACAATGGCCTGCCTATTTTACAAGATACCAGCTTACAGCTCCTACTATCCTTTGCGGAGTACGACAGCATTCACTTTGTACACTTCAACGTTTCAGAAACGGCCTTCTCCGTTGATCTGGAAATTCCGTTGGGCGAATATTTTCAGGACATTCTGATCACCAACGACACCAGCATCACCATCGGCTACGTTGCCGTAAATGGCTGTGACAGCCTGGTGACCTACACTATTGATGTACTCACGCGCACCAATAGCCCTGACGCTTTTGCGGATACGCAAATATACCCCAACCCTGTGAGCACAAACCTCCAGGTCATCCACCAACAAAGCAGCAGCTCCCAAACCTGGACCCTTCTCAATAGCATGGGGCAAGTATGCTGGCAGGAGCAGCTACAGCCTTACCAAACACTGAACCCAATAGCCATGGACGAGTACCCAGCAGGTATCTATTGCTTGCAGGTAAAGACCGCGTATGGCACACGAAGCTGGAAGGTGTTAAGGGTTGGTGGTTGA